The region GAAGTACGGGTTCGATTCGTCCTTCCGGTCGCGCAGGTGATTCGCACCGTCGAAGCCGTAGCGGACCTCGCGCAGTCCGACGACCCCCGCCATGTCCTGCAGCTCGCAGTCGCCGTTGGCCGGGCAGGTCAGGCAGTCGAGCGGGTGGTCGGAGATGTACAACTCCATCACGTTGCGGCGCAGCGACTGCAGCCGGTCCGATTGCGTGCGCACCTTCATCCCGGTTTCTACGGGTGTCGTGCACGACGCCGGATAGCCGCGCCGGCCCTCGATTTCCACGAGGCACAGACGGCACGAACCGAACGGTTCGAGCGAGTCGGTCGCGCACAGCTTCGGCACGTTGACGCCGGCCTCGATCGCGGCGCGCATCACCGACGTGCCGGCCGGCACCGTCACCGGCTGGCCGTCGATTTCGAGCGTGACGTCGGTATCGGCGTGCCGCAGGGGCGTGCCGTAGTCGGTATCGTCGAACGGATCGCGCACGCGCGCCTGGGCGGCGCTGTTGCAAGCGCATTGGCCCGAGCCGCAGCCGCCTTGGCGGACGTTGTTCGTGTCGAGGGACATGCAGGGCTCCTTCTGGGTCAGGCCGCAGCCTTGACCGGACCCGACGCGGCTTGCTTGCCGGCGGCGAGCCCGAAATCTTCGGGGAAATGGTCGAGCGCGGACAGCACCGGGTACGGCGTCATCCCGCCCATCGCGCACAGCGAACCGGCGAGCATCGTGTCGCACAGATCGCGCAGCAGCGTGATCTGCCGCTCCGACGTATCGCCTTCGCGAATGCGTGTGATCGTCTCGACGCCGCGCGTGGAGCCGATGCGGCACGGCGTGCACTTGCCGCACGATTCGATCGCGCAAAACTTCATTGCGTATTCGGCGAGTTCGGCGAGGTTCGACGTGTCGTCGTGCAGCACGATGCCGCCGTGGCCGACCACCGCGCCGATGGCCGCGTATGCCTCGTAATCGAGCGGCACGTCCCACTGGTGCTCGGGCAGATAGGTGCCGAGCGGGCCGCCAACCTGGGCCGCGCGTGCGGGCCGGCCGCTGGCCGTGCCGCCGCCGAAGTCGAACAGCAGCTCGCGCAGCGTGAGGCCGAACGCGAGTTCGACGAGACCGCCGTGGCGAATGTTGCCCGCGAGCTGGAACGGCAGCGTGCCGCGCGAGCGGCCCATCCCGTAGTCGCGATAGAACGCGGCACCGCGCGCGAAGATGATCGGCGCGGTCGCGAGCGTGATCACGTTGTTGATGACCGTCGGCTGCCCGAACAGGCCGGCCAGCGCGGGCAGCGGCGGCTTCGCGCGCACGACGCCGCGTTTGCCTTCGAGCGATTCGAGCAGTGCCGTTTCCTCGCCGCACACGTACGAGCCGGCGCCTTTCGCGACCTGCAGGTCGAACGCATGCGCGGAGCCGAGCACGTGCTCGCCGAGCCAGCCGGCGTCGCGCGCGCGCTCGATGGCGGTTTCGAGCGCCGCGATCGCATGCGGATATTCGCTGCGCACGTAGATGTAGCCGAGCGTCGCGCCCGTTGCGATGCCGGCGATGATCATCCCTTCGATCAGGCAGTACGGGTCGCTTTCCATGATCAGGCGATCGGAGAACGTGCCCGAGTCGCCTTCGTCGGCGTTGCAGACGATGTACTTCTGCGTCGCGCTGGCCTGGCGGACCGTGCGCCATTTGATGCCGGCCGGGAAGGCCGCGCCCCCGCGCCCGCGCAGCCCCGATTCGATCAGCGTCTCGCACGCGGCGTCGCCGCCGAG is a window of Burkholderia latens DNA encoding:
- a CDS encoding formate dehydrogenase beta subunit, producing MTTRIYVPRDSSALALGADALAAAIVAEAERRGVAVELVRNGSRGLLWLEPLVEVGTAAGRVGYANLSAADVPALFDANWLDGGAHPSGVGLVDALPYLARQQRLTFARIGLTDPLSIDDYLKHDGLAGLKNALALGGDAACETLIESGLRGRGGAAFPAGIKWRTVRQASATQKYIVCNADEGDSGTFSDRLIMESDPYCLIEGMIIAGIATGATLGYIYVRSEYPHAIAALETAIERARDAGWLGEHVLGSAHAFDLQVAKGAGSYVCGEETALLESLEGKRGVVRAKPPLPALAGLFGQPTVINNVITLATAPIIFARGAAFYRDYGMGRSRGTLPFQLAGNIRHGGLVELAFGLTLRELLFDFGGGTASGRPARAAQVGGPLGTYLPEHQWDVPLDYEAYAAIGAVVGHGGIVLHDDTSNLAELAEYAMKFCAIESCGKCTPCRIGSTRGVETITRIREGDTSERQITLLRDLCDTMLAGSLCAMGGMTPYPVLSALDHFPEDFGLAAGKQAASGPVKAAA